The Primulina eburnea isolate SZY01 chromosome 8, ASM2296580v1, whole genome shotgun sequence genome contains a region encoding:
- the LOC140839480 gene encoding 70 kDa peptidyl-prolyl isomerase-like — MTLVASKEAISLKTGAQVSDFKEITIGAEGLLKKILQKGISWQTPIPGDEVQVHYSVRLKDGDVFDSSRDRGIPFTFKLGQCEVIKGWDEGIATMRKGERSMFTIPAELGYGEKGCPPQIPPNSTLIFDVELISWFPIREISGDGGILKKIIREGEGWATPNHQDEVLVKYVARNENGNIVSQSDEGLEFSLTDGHLCPAMAKAVKTMRKREEAELLVKFSHGLRHCKNEMLKVDGDTVSPYSNLIIRVELISWRSVVDIDGHKKILKKLMETGEGFDRPNEGSRVKVTYIGKLENGTIFERKGSDAEPFEYICAREQINKDLDRAIMTMKKGEVAVVKISSDEASSIYEIKLIDFIKEKPFWKMDIRERIIACGRKKNEGNLLFRDGKFELASRKYEEGSKLIEYNHSFNHEEQQEANSLGVLCYLNNAACKLKLGEYVEVMRLCTKVLEVEPFNVKALFRRSQAYMNTSELDKAEEDIKNVLALDPNNKDVWMVYKKLKEKQRQYGRQESRIYSTMISRITD, encoded by the exons ATGACACTCGTTGCATCTAAAGAAGCAATCTCCTTAAAGACCGGAGCGCAAGTTTCGGATTTTAAGGAGATAACCATTGGTGCTGAAGGTCTGCTGAAAAAGATTCTTCAGAAAGGAATTTCATGGCAGACTCCAATCCCTGGTGATGAAGTTCAAG TTCATTACAGTGTAAGGCTGAAAGATGGAGATGTCTTTGATTCTAGTCGGGATAGAGGAATTCCCTTCACATTCAAATTAGGCCAAT GTGAAGTGATCAAAGGATGGGATGAAGGGATTGCCACAATGAGGAAAGGTGAAAGATCAATGTTCACAATTCCAGCAGAATTGGGATATGGAGAAAAGGGGTGCCCCCCTCAAATTCCTCCGAATTCGACATTAATATTTGATGTTGAGTTGATTTCATGGTTCCCCATTAGAGAGATTTCAGGAGATGGAGGAATTTTGAAGAAGATTATAAGGGAAGGAGAGGGATGGGCTACTCCCAATCATCAAGATGAAGTTTTAG TGAAGTATGTGGCCAGAAATGAAAATGGCAACATAGTTTCTCAATCTGATGAAGGCTTGGAGTTTTCTCTCACGGATG GCCATCTATGTCCCGCCATGGCCAAAGCCGTGAAAACCATGAGGAAAAGAGAGGAAGCAGAATTGTTGGTTAAGTTCTCCC ATGGTCTTAGGCATTGCAAAAATGAGATGCTTAAAGTGGATGGTGATACTGTATCTCCTTACTCAAATCTCATCATTCGTGTCGAATTGATATCGTGGAGAAGCGTAGTTGATATCGACGGACAtaagaaaattttgaagaaattAATGGAAACGGGCGAAGGGTTTGATCGTCCTAACGAAGGATCTCGTGTGAAAG TAACTTATATTGGTAAACTTGAAAATGGTACCATATTTGAAAGGAAAGGATCTGATGCAGAACCCTTTGAATATATCTGTGCGCGAG AGCAAATCAACAAGGATTTGGATAGAGCGATTATGACTATGAAAAAAGGAGAAGTCGCTGtagtcaaaatcagctctgatgAAGCTTCATCAATTTACGAAATCAAATTGATCGACTTCATCAAG GAGAAACCCTTCTGGAAAATGGACATTCGAGAAAGAATAATAGCTTGTGGAAGGAAAAAAAACGAAGGGAACTTACTTTTTAGAGATGGGAAATTTGAACTTGCCTCTAGGAAGTATGAGGAGG GTTCAAAGTTGATTGAGTACAACCATTCCTTTAATCATGAAGAGCAACAAGAGGCAAATTCTTTGGGAGTATTGTGTTATTTGAACAATGCGGCGTGCAAATTGAAACTGGGAGAATATGTCGAGGTCATGCGACTCTGCACAAAG GTATTAGAGGTAGAACCCTTTAATGTCAAAGCTCTCTTCAGAAGATCCCAAGCATATATGAATACATCGGAATTGGATAAAGCCGAAGAAGATATTAAGAACGTGCTCGCACTTGATCCAAACAACAA GGATGTTTGGATGGTATACAAGAAGTTGAAGGAGAAACAAAGGCAATATGGTCGACAAGAATCAAGAATTTATAGTACTATGATTTCAAGGATCACGGATTAA
- the LOC140839225 gene encoding uncharacterized protein, whose translation MFQKVRNFLVERGPNRDVINVFPKDSANRHFNASHYKRILPNGEESDRRWLLYSVSCNKIFCFCCKLFKKQVTKTGYGQLANEGYNDWHNLSRCLANHEASKEHMECMTNWLELERRLKTNKVIDAGVQVQINKEREHWKQVLQRIIAVVQRLAKNNLAFRGSYEKLYVENNGLFLQMIEMIAEFDPVMKEHLRRIKDHETYTTYLGCRIQNELIQMLASEVRKTILAKVRQAKYFSIILDCTPDISHKEQMSIVIRCLNDSKSFTKVEEYWVQFLDVDDTSGLGLFMHLKNALVNIELDIDDIRGQGYDNGSNMKGRHKGVQKRLLEMNPRAFYTPCGCHSLNLALCDMANCCPKAMSFFGVIQRIYTLFSSSTKRWKIFKDHVKGLTVKPLSQTRWESHVESVKPIKEQIAQIRDALYDLANDSEDPKTKSEAESLALYELENFEFLLGVVIWYKLLHAINTVSKFLQSENMDIDIAIKLLQGIVLFLEEFRENGYDQAMVEAKEMACEMGIEAVFREKRVIRRKKQFGESNSEEVIQSAAESFRINYFLFIIDQARSSMKARFEQFQKYEETFGFLFNLERLQHADDDFLLRSCKNLENSLTHKGCSDINGDDLFSELTFLRCSLPREAKSVIDVMNYLKKMDGCFSNAHIAYKILLTVPVTVASAERSFSKLKLIKTFLRSTMSQERLNGLAMLSIEKEITEQLDYTDLISIFSSKTVRRVVF comes from the coding sequence ATGTTTCAAAAAGTTAGAAACTTTTTAGTAGAAAGAGGTCCGAATAGAGATGTCATAAATGTGTTTCCTAAAGATAGCGCTAACAGGCATTTCAATGCGTCACATTATAAGAGAATTTTGCCAAACGGGGAGGAAAGTGATAGAAGATGGCTATTATATTCAGTTTCTTGTAACAAGATTTTTTGTTTTTGCTGTAAGTTATTCAAGAAGCAAGTAACCAAGACTGGATATGGTCAGTTAGCTAATGAAGGATACAATGATTGGCATAATTTGAGTCGATGTCTTGCAAATCATGAAGCGAGTAAGGAGCATATGGAGTGTATGACGAATTGGCTTGAATTGGAAAGAAGATTGAAGACAAATAAAGTGATTGATGCAGGAGTACAAGTAcaaattaataaagaaagaGAGCATTGGAAACAAGTGTTACAAAGGATAATCGCAGTTGTTCAACGATTGGCGAAAAATAACTTAGCATTTCGAGGAAGTTATGAAAAACTTTATGTTGAAAACAATGGTTTGTTTCTACAAATGATTGAAATGATTGCAGAGTTTGATCCAGTAATGAAAGAGCACCTCCGACGGATTAAAGACCATGAGACTTATACTACATATCTTGGTTGCAGAATTCAAAATGAGTTGATACAGATGTTGGCAAGCGAGGTAAGAAAAACAATACTTGCGAAGGTAAGACaagcaaaatatttttcaatcatATTAGATTGTACTCCTGATATCAGTCACAAAGAGCAAATGTCCATTGTCATACGATGTTTAAATGATTCAAAAAGTTTCACAAAAGTAGAAGAATATTGGGTGCAATTTTTAGATGTTGATGATACTTCGGGACTTGGGCTTtttatgcatcttaaaaatgctTTAGTCAATATTGAGCTTGATATTGATGATATTAGAGGTCAAGGATATGATAATGGATCTAATATGAAAGGTAGGCATAAAGGTGTACAAAAAAGGTTACTTGAAATGAATCCCAGAGCTTTTTATACTCCTTGTGGTTGTCATAGTCTCAATTTAGCTTTGTGTGATATGGCGAATTGTTGTCCTAAGGCTATGTCATTTTTTGGAGTAATACAACGGATCTATACATTGTTCTCCTCTTCTACCAAGCGGTGGAAGATTTTCAAAGATCACGTGAAGGGTTTGACAGTTAAGCCATTGTCACAAACACGATGGGAAAGTCATGTTGAGAGTGTTAAACCTATAAAGGAGCAAATTGCACAAATAAGAGATGCTTTGTATGACTTGGCAAATGATAGCGAAGATCCCAAAACGAAGAGTGAAGCTGAGTCCTTAGCATTATATGAACTTGAGAATTTTGAATTCTTGCTTGGTGTGGTAATTTGGTACAAGTTGTTGCATGCTATCAACACTGTGAGCAAATTTCTTCAATCTGAAAATATGGATATTGATATTGCTATCAAACTTTTACAAGGAATTGTTTTATTTCTTGAAGAATTTAGAGAAAATGGTTACGATCAAGCCATGgttgaagctaaagaaatggcaTGTGAGATGGGCATTGAAGCTGTATTTCGAGAGAAACGTGTTATTCGAAGAAAGAAACAATTTGGTGAAAGTAACAGTGAAGAAGTGATACAGTCAGCTGCAGAATCTTTTCGAATTAACTACTTTCTCTTTATAATCGATCAAGCTCGTTCTTCtatgaaagctcgatttgaacagtttcaaaaatatgaagaaACATTTGGTTTTTTGTTCAATCTAGAGAGGTTACAACATGCAGACGATGATTTCTTGTTGAGGTCTTGCAAGAATCTTGAAAATTCTTTGACTCATAAGGGTTGTTCTGATATTAATGGGGATGATCTATTTTCGGAGTTGACATTCTTGAGGTGCTCATTACCAAGAGAAGCAAAATCGGTCATTGATGTAATGAATTACTTGAAGAAAATGGATGGGTGTTTCTCAAATGCTCATATTGCGTATAAAATCTTGTTGACTGTCCCGgtcacagtagcaagtgcagagcgaagtttctcaaagttaaagctcatcaaaacttttctccgatcaaccatgtcacaagaaagattgaatggattggctatgttatcgattgagaaagaaattactgaacaacttgattatacagacttgattagtatttttagctctaaaactgttaggcgggttgttttttag